CATTTTCAACATTCATttcaacttcttcagacatgATACTATCATACATCCATTGGTCTTCATCCATCTTAATAAACCAtttaacaaattcaaattcaattcacacaaatataactatttacacaataaatattttacaggactttttcattaaaatgtcatataaatctaataaatacatCCTCCAATGAAAAACATTAAATACATAATCTTTctcatataaatttatttaattattaatcattattatattcatttttaagcaatgtaatattacaaaattactaaaaacacaaattaactaaattattaataattaatttaacaattaaaaacaaaaaaaaaatctgtatgGGTCATACGGATCACCAATCCGTAAGTTTTTCGCGTACCTCTTCTTCTTCGGCAACGAAAACTAACCAAAATCCACCGTATACTCCTCACCAATGCACGTACACCACCGGAGAACAAATATGCTTCCAAACGACCCTAAATGGAAGCGACGTACACTGACTTACGGAAATTTTGCGGAAAAAATGGTGCTgcggaaataaaaaaaatcctactgcTATTTATAACCGAAAATACCATAAGGGTATTTTCGGCATTTAGGAAATTTGTTGTGTGCCCCagcaaaaatgttgggtgcccCTAGCAATTCCCCAAGCTTAAGTGTGTTTGGCCCATCACGAGGTACTACATTCATCACccaaacatatttttctttaagagCAGTTACAAATGAACCCATGTTTGCTTTCATGTCCATCACATTCCTCACTGTGTTCGACCAGATTTTTGGATCCAGTAGATTCCAATAATATTGTTCCTCCATATATAATAGGCATTTTGGTCCCTAACTTTTGGCCCCTTTTGCAAATTAGtccttatctttttaaaatgtaaaaaatagtctctatctttaCATCCATTATGCAAATAAGTCTCTACCgttaaaatccaatttccacTATTAGTCATATGTCTATGTGGCAAGTCTTTGTCCATGTAAGCAAACTCATGTTGCAAGTCTTTGGACTgaattgaaaatttatgataagtTAGGATAAAAACCATTCAAAAATTAAGTAAACCCATTTTCCCTAAAACGGTTTCACTGCCTTAGACTACAATTGCATTGGGTTTTTTCACTGTGATCCAAGAACGTCTCTTTGTATtccctccattttcgagtcgtGGTCTCCCTCGTTCTCATCATCAATCCCTCCCTCCGCCAGTAGTGAACGTTTCTCGGCATTTGTTGGTCATTGCCACTCTTCGCGCTTCGCTCTTCACCTAGGTTCACGTCATGTACGTtatcatttgaaatttttgtgtGTTCGTTTTCATTGTTGCTTCAGGTTCGCATAATGTACGTTATCATTTTCATTTGCAGTCGTTTACGTTGTCACTTTTGTTTTCGTGTTCATCGCCCTGATGCGCGAAGGGTTTTATTTTGTGGttgttttgtgtttttgcatttttgtttttcgttTTGGTCTTTGTCTTGGTGAACCAACTCGTTGTTTTGCTCTTCATTCATATAAATCATTGTGATGTGTTGATTAAGGTTTGATGAAGAACAATTTACATtctcttgtatttttgggctttTATATATTGAAGGGTTTTGATATAGCATGGATTCATTGTTACTCTGTTTTATGgtcctttattattttaatttatgatgctctatttttatacatgacatTGCATTTTGTTGTGTGATGTGCCTATGTTTgagttaggttttttatttcctaatataTGACATTGTTTGTGGTTTCTGATTGTGTAGAATGGATGTCAAGATAACTTTAATATTGCACCATGGAGGAAGATTTACTCCACGTGCCAGTGATGGAAATGTTGAATATATAGGCAAAAAATTTGACGTTTGGGAGGATATATCTGCAGATTACATGAACACATTTATCCTATGTGATCTGGTGCAAGCATGTAAGAAGTATAGCAGGATAGGAGATTGTTTTTGGTTGATTGATAAGGACTTAGATTTTAATCATGGGTTAATGAGTTGTACAACAGATGGAGATATATTATACTTAGTGAAGGATGCTTTGGAAAATGAGAATGAGATAAACGTTTATTTTCATCATGAAGTAGATCCAATTCCAGAAGAAGTCCCACTGATGTTGGACTTGAAATGTCATCCAATTCCAAAAGCTAGTAATGAGGATGATTTAGATGATGTACCTGTTGCTGGCCATGAGGAAGGTAAATCTTAATTGATCTCTACTTGGTCCAACATGGTTAgcataattttgaattattttggaatttaatgttaataattgattaatgtaatttatttgtaCTTGGTCACCATTGATGCAGATGTTGGTGGTGGAGAGAAAGGTATTAATGTGGACGTTGGTGGTGGTGAAGAGAGAGACTTTGGTGGTGGTGAAGAGAAAGATGTTGGTGGTGATAAGGAGAAAAAGGTTGGTAATCctgatgatgaagatgacaaTGACTAGGATGAGTGGTTTACAGACTTCTCTTGTATGAGGAAGGAAGTTGAAGTTGAATATGAAACAGATGATTATCATTTAGAGGAGCTCAAAAACCCCATTAgtagtgatgatgaagatgaggaGACATGCTTTAGAAACCCTAATTTGAGGAAAAAGAagcaagtgaagaagaaaatatttgacaactttttaaattttgcattaAGGTCCAGTCTACGTGTCACAATTTGGGACAATTTGTCATATTGGATAGTCTATGTGACACTAAAATTGTCGACAATGCACCTTACTAACAGCAATGACTATTTTTCaaaacttatgcaaagatagggactattttttacatttcaaaaagatagggactaattTGCCAAAGGGGTCAAAAGTCAGGAACCAAAATGCCTATTTACTCTAAAAATTTGTATGAAGAGTTATATATTAAGGCATTTATTAgatctaataaattatttttcttcaaattttattaattattatggaAATTTCAGacaaatgaagaaaatcattaatCATTTTCATCTGCATATCCTTTTATCTTTGAtatcttaaatttaattattctaattataatttatttaaatcaaccactattcaaatttcaaaaaaaaattattaattgtttcCATATAAGAATAgtgtatttgaaataaaaacatgcatttGTTTTAAGTTGGgacttatttgtttatttaattttttatgtattttgtaataCAATGGTGTgtttttactcttttatttttattcttatttatttacataatacACTGGTGGGTGCATCCTGTAGGGAAAAAAAGACTCGCATGTACAAATCCAAACCTAAAACCCTTTTTCTTTTAGCAAAAAATCTCACCAATGAATTCGGGTTGCTTCATACTTTGCATATGTTCACCTTCTTTCCTTTGCTATGTGCGtgcctttttttctttctttttttcttttctttggattCCTCACAAGTATCCTCCTTTACTCAATTCAGTAGACAtatctccttgtagaattttgAACTTCTGGCATGAGCCTTTTATTTGCATCTAAATTCAATTTCActtcaacttttctttttattgtatttcttaAATTGTTTGCATAGATTTTTATCATGCTCACTCTGTCATCTTTCTCCCTTTTGATATGTAGCAGTTGTTTGGGGTTCCCTCAATAAAGATTTTTTACCTGTAACACACCAAAATTTTGACCCAATAGACATATAAATGAGTTGAttaggattttttgttttaataagaaaatgtgTCTTAAGTAATTGCATGAGATTAATAAAGTCTCTTGtaataaacttttctttttattatagcCTAATGCATTTTTTAAAGCTGACAAGCTCTCTTGTAAAGGCGAAAGTTGTCCTCTGATTTTGCCAAACGTACGTGTATGGAAATGAAGCAAAGAGTGCTTCTTCCTTTTTCCGTGAGTGGGTGGACTTATGATACCTGCTTTGGATTCACTAGTCATCTCTACCATGCTTTGTACCAAAGGGGGATTATAACACTTTCATGGATGATGAAGTTCTTAAGAGAGGAGAACAAATTTCACTGTTTCAGACACCATTTTCAAAGCAATTTAAGAGTCTAGGATGACCATCGTTGTGCTCTCAAAAAGTTAGGCTTCCACAACATGGTGCCTTGAACTTGTCAAATTCCTCAATTGTAAGAAAACCTATGAATGTGATACACGAAGCTATACTCTCCTGTATATGGGAAGACAAAGAAGTACCGATTTATTGCAACTGTTTCTCGTTCATTAGCAGAGACTGAGTATCAATTTATTGCTACCGCAACATGTGAGTTAAAGTGACTCAGATATCTTGCACGACTTGAAAGTGTCACACCCTCAGCCTATAAGACTATTTTTGTGATAGTCAAGTTGCTAATGATATGTTGTTAATGTGGTGTTTCAGGAATGCACAAAACATATTGAAGTAGACTATTACTCCAATGCATTTTCACACATACAACCAACTTGTAGAAATTTTTATCAAAGCTCTTCGGCTGATAGTTTGAATTTCTTCTTGACAAGTTGGGCTTTTGCCACTATCATGCTTCAACTTGAGGGGGCATTGTGAAAGTGAGTAAATATATTCTGTATATACTTAGGAAATCGTGATTCAGAGTACATTTAGGAAAGTGTGACTAAGGGGCCTATTTGGATATGAAGCTAGAAGTGAGAGTTTCTCtactaaaaaaactatatattttcAGTTGAGAAGTTCTTAAAAGCACTTATGACTTGTATCCTAATAGGTCATTAGTGTGTTTTGAAGCTATTGGAAAAATCACCTAAATTGTGATCATTTCAAGATAGAGAGTGTGTTGAAAGTCTCACATCGACTAAAGATTGtaacaagataaactatatAAATGGAGAGCAATTCTTACATTACAAATTGAttttgtaggattgagttaGACTCATAAGTTGAAACATGAAACCAAACACTTTTCAGACAGAAATCCATTGATTCTGAAAGCAGATTTCTACAATCAGGAATGGAATCAATCCCACTGAGAAATTGCTTTCAACTTCTTTTGGCTTTTCTCTGATGAATCCAAAACCTCAGTACCAACCCTTTTACTTGTAATATTTTCTTGTAGATTTTTGGGATTTGTGAAAGAAATATCCTCCATTTTACTTTCCTGCCTGTATACGTGAATTCCATACCATTTCACAATAGCCATTCTTGTTGGCCCATGGTCACCTTGTATACAGCAATTCCATTCCATTTCAATCTCCACATGATTCCAGTCACTCTTCACCAATGTTCCTCTGAGATCTTCATAACTAACAAGGGCAGTTAGATCAAAAAGCCACACATGATCTGTCTGAACTGACCAATCGTAACAACGGTTGGACAATATCCTTTTGTGGCCATTGATGACTATACAGAATGTAACTTGAAAATGGTGGTGCAGTGAATTTTCGAGCATTCcaaaagaaacacacacacaaatccTTGGGAATCTCTCACGGCCCCAAAAGGTTATGGATCTTTCACTGCTGCAATGATCAAACCATTCTGGAATCCTTAAACCTGGAAGAATTACAGTTTTCTGCCCAGTTCCATGAAATGCCTGATCAcacaaaaataaggaaaaatattttgaaagagcaaaggattcacaaaataaacagattaattaacaaaagaaaactcaAACAAGAAGCATTAAAGAATATAACCTGGCTCAATAGTACACTTGATGATTGAGATGTCAATGATGTGCAGTTTAATGCATCTATGTCTTCTAATTTAGAGGGAATGACTAAAATATCTTGAAGTTGGTTGCAATTGCTTAGCAGAAGAGTCTTCAAATTGATACATTCTTTAATGCATGCTGGAAGGACCGTAAAACTATTGTAAGATATGTCCAAATATACCACATTGGCAAAACCACTGAGACATATAACAAGATGTTCAGTTGTTAAGTTGCAAGAGCTCAGATACAGATGAACAATGTTTGGAGAAGCAGATAATCTCGGTTGTCCATGATCTTCACATTCAATAGAAATGTCAAACCCTCTACACGAGTCAGCTTGAATTTCCTGAAGTCTTGGTAGTGCAAAAATGCTACTGGGTAGCTTATCAAGCCTAGCACATTCCATTAGATTTAAAGATTCAAGCCCTCTAAGATTTCCAATAGAGAATGGTAATTCCTCTATGGCAGTTTGCCACAAGTTGAGATACTTCAAATTTTCTATCTCACACAATATTTCTGGAAACCTCACAAGTCTCAAGCACTCAGAGAAAGAGAGCTCTCTAAGAGATGCCAACTTGAATGCTGATGGAATTATTTTTAGACTAGTGCATCCTATCGTAGTTAGCTCTTCAAGATTACCAAGAAATCCAACAGAATCGTGAATCTTAATCAAATTTATACAATTATCTAGATACAATATCCTTAAGTCTGGGATTCCAGAAATGTCAGGTACTTCTGACAAAAATTCACAATCAGTGAAATCCATTTTAGTCAAACACTCCATATTCTGTAAACAGAAGAGTACAACAATTAGACAATAAACTTGAGACTATTATTCAAGGTCAGAGGAACAATTTGATATAGCTACATACCTTGAAATTGTTCAAAATGAGACAATCAGAAGGCACTTTGACAAAATCAGGTGGTAAGCATCCTGAAGGATATCCACTCCATATCAGAACTCTCAAGCTATTTGAGAGATGTTGGGGGATTCCAGAATATATGGCATCCTTAATAATTAACATTCTCAGgcttttcatatttttgaagGCTTTGTCACTCAACTTCAGTACATCATTTCCTCGTGGTAAGTCAACCAACATCATAACTTCAATTTTATCAGATCCCTTTGAAAGCAAGAATAAGTTAAATACAACTAACTGTACATACCAAATTTCATAGAGAAACACTTATACAtgtaaattcaaattataaacgGAAAAGCATACTAGTATATGCTAACataataaatgttaaattagAGGTAACATAAAGGCTTGTTTCTCATATCTTCATTATCTAACAACATAAAACCAGTGAATGTAGCTCTTAcctcattttcatttaaaactTGAAGAACATCTTGAGGGCACCATAATCTACTTCGTTTTTCTGGATGCAGGGGTGCTTCCTGTTGCACTATTTTCATGGCCATGTCTTTTATATGGTCATGCATCATCAACCTTCCACTGGAATCGATAGATAGGAGAGATCTATCGATAAGTCTGTTGATACTATGTTGTGGATTGAAACCAATAGCTGATAGTATTTCCTCAACATATGATACTGGCTCTCCAATGAAGAAACATGCAATGTCAAGGAAAATTTTCTTCTCACATTCATTCAAACTATCATAACTCACTTTAAGTATACTCTGAATTTCTCCATCACAAACTCGTTCATATCTTTCTAGTGCAATCCCCAATTCATCAATTGAAGGCCATGATAAATCAGAACCAATAACATTCATTTTTTCTGACAAATCAGAACCAATATCCTTCAAAACCAATGGAAGGCCATGGGAACAGTGAACTGCACGTTTCCAAATGGCATTATAATAAGCAGGTACAGGTCCCGTGGTTACCTTGGAACTTAGAAGTTGCATAGCTTCATAATGTTCTAACGTAGGTAcatcatatatattttcaacTCCATGAGCAGCTAGAACATCTTTACACCTGCTAGTTATGATAATTCTACTGCCCAAACCAAACCAATTGCATTCTCCTGCTAAATACTCCAATTGCTCCAGCTTGTCCACATTATCAAGTATCAAAAGAACCCTTTTGCCGTGCAACTTCCTAATCAGGATTGGAATTCCTTTGTGTTCATTATCCACTTTGATATTCTCACCAGCTATATCAGAAAGAATTCCCTCTTGCAGATATGCTAACCCATATTTGGCTGAACTTCCTCTAACATCACTGAGAAAGCATGAACCTTCAAATTGTGGGCTGATGTGATTAAACAAAGCTTGAGCAAGAGTGGTTTTACCAATTCCACTAACTCCACATATCCCCACCATTATGACAGTGGGATCAGTCATTTGCAAACGGAATATTATTTTAGGTATACGTGACTCAATTCCAACTAGATATTCATCAACAGGCAAAAGATTGGGTTTTGATATGCCCACCACGTCAACAATCCGTGTGATAAATTCATATTCATATCCATGTCTgtgaaattgcaaaaaaaaaatgtggataCTCAAATTAAATCCATCATGACAAGTTTCATTTattacaaataaacaaagaagcTTGATAGACAattgttgaaaagaaaaaagttacttCTTCATTAATGGTATCGTTGGAAGCTTTTAAGTGAAGGTAAAAGagaaggaaaggaaagaaaTCAAGAATGAAGGCTACTTCCTTTTGTTTAAATGTTAATTCAACATAAATAATTTTCCTATATATGCAACTATATGTAGTCTTAAGGGGTGTATTTCATTTTccatctttacttccttttgtTCAAATGTTTCATGGTATGGTTGGAAGAAGCTTTTAAGCAGAGGGTAAGGAGAAGGACATGAATAGGAATATTAAGAGttactaaattttaattgaacatAAATAATTTCTCCTGTATATGCAACTATAATCACAATTCATGAACAAGGGGTGTATTTCATTTTCCATcttcaacaacaacagcaaaagCCTTTTCTCACCAGGTGAGATCGGCTACATATATTACATGTTTACATGACATCATTTGACTCAATTAAAGTGACGATTTTCTGAAATATTATTTACCATGAGATCATTTTCCATCTTCCATGTTAAATATAACAAACAGAAGTCTTATCCCATTAGCTGACTCTTCATGACTAAATTTTCAAAGatattaattataacaaaataaataaataaataaataaaggccTAAATATGTTTAAGATCCTCATAAATGACTAAATTTTGTTCTGAGTctccaataaatattttttgttgttttgagtTTCTGTCATCAATTAAGTGATGATATGGCACCATCATAAACATTGATAACTTTAGAAAGATCAATTTGTAAAATGACACATATCACTTAATTGATGGTAAgaacttaaaacaaaaatttcaatatattaacaactcaaaacaacaaaaaaaattattaggaactcaaactaaaattttttatttatcaggaacttaaaatatatttaagtcataaatattaaagacttaagcaaaaagaaaagagggaCAAGAGTGTTATAGGTGTACCCATCTTTAAAATGCCACCCTACAAGATTGGCAGCTTCATGCAGAGCCAGCCTCCAGTTTTGCACCTTCTGTTTGCTATACTTCATTTTGATTTCATGCTTAGCCAATTGCTGACCATAACTTGCTCTCTGGTACCGTACCTCAGATGGATCCACGTTGTAAAATAGTGGATAAACTTTAAGTTCCTTAGTTTTCATACAACTGAGGATTTTGACAAGTTCTTCAAGGCACCATGTTGAGGATGCATAGTTTTTCGAGAACACAACGATGGCTTTCCCAGACTCTTCAATTGCTTTGAAAATGGCTTCTGATATTTGTTCTCCTCTCTCAAGCGCCTCATCATCCATGAAAGTGTTGATCCCTCTATGACGTAAAGTGTTGTAGAGATGACCAGTGAAACCAAAACGGGTATCCTCTCCTCTAAAACTGAGGAAAACATCATAAGTCCTCCTCCACCCTCTCGTGGAAAACGGAATCACTCTGTGCTCCATTTCCATTCACGGAAACGTATGTTTGCTACACTCGATCTTTgctatctttctcttttcacataTATCTTCTTTAATAgccaattctttttttttttcagttatccggtattaaattattaatagttaATCATTGATTAATATATGTGTTACTTTAGTTTTTCATCTtaataagaataaatatataataactaattattataattatgatatgatttaatattcaagtatatattttatatatttttatctgattTGTTTATTATCATggataatttttatgttaattttgaaaaataatattttttaagttatttaatgataatatctacaaaataatttataataataaataattatataatatttataatttcatctAACCTGAATTTtggaatataaaatataaattaatcatgttttattaagtaatatatatatatatatatatatatatatatatatatatatatatatatattaatttcaagTCAATTGAGTCAAAAAGTGATCCAGTAGTTAAACATTATCTAACCTATTAATTTAGTATTGATGGAATTAATGATAGGACCAATTTTTATAACACCACATTCAACCaacattttttagtttattattaatatataaagaatataaataagattaaaataatcCAGGTTATATTGTTGTTGACCGTGTAGAAAGTAGAAACCCCGTGGAAGATGCGTAAATGCTAATTTGCGTGTTGTTCTAAACTTCTAATTATgttgtttatatatttaaacatcAGATAACCCCCATAATGCTCGACAGTGAACCTGCCGTGAAACTTGAAAGCTTCGGCTTTTGCAAACGATAGAATACATACACCAAAAACAGCTTACAGAATACATACACGTCATAAGTCCACTAGTCCATGGAAAAATAAGCTTCTTTGAAcaccccaaaaaaatatatatatatatatatatatatatattgcactCGTTGATGCATTTCCTTGCGCCTTAGgcggaaaattttgaaacactgCTGAGTTAATTAAACTTATATTTGGATTgttccaatttttctttttagtaatttttaatatttttcaaattttatttaaagtattttttaaaaatgttaatttttaatttctaattttttaaatatttttatacttgatatatatcaaatttatggattaattttttaaaataaatcataattttattattttttatcatcttatattttttaattactttaataactaattttatcaaacatgtataatttaacaaattaattttttttttcattttttagctaattttatcacttataaccat
The nucleotide sequence above comes from Glycine soja cultivar W05 chromosome 11, ASM419377v2, whole genome shotgun sequence. Encoded proteins:
- the LOC114377354 gene encoding TMV resistance protein N-like yields the protein MEMEHRVIPFSTRGWRRTYDVFLSFRGEDTRFGFTGHLYNTLRHRGINTFMDDEALERGEQISEAIFKAIEESGKAIVVFSKNYASSTWCLEELVKILSCMKTKELKVYPLFYNVDPSEVRYQRASYGQQLAKHEIKMKYSKQKVQNWRLALHEAANLVGWHFKDGHGYEYEFITRIVDVVGISKPNLLPVDEYLVGIESRIPKIIFRLQMTDPTVIMVGICGVSGIGKTTLAQALFNHISPQFEGSCFLSDVRGSSAKYGLAYLQEGILSDIAGENIKVDNEHKGIPILIRKLHGKRVLLILDNVDKLEQLEYLAGECNWFGLGSRIIITSRCKDVLAAHGVENIYDVPTLEHYEAMQLLSSKVTTGPVPAYYNAIWKRAVHCSHGLPLVLKDIGSDLSEKMNVIGSDLSWPSIDELGIALERYERVCDGEIQSILKVSYDSLNECEKKIFLDIACFFIGEPVSYVEEILSAIGFNPQHSINRLIDRSLLSIDSSGRLMMHDHIKDMAMKIVQQEAPLHPEKRSRLWCPQDVLQVLNENEGSDKIEVMMLVDLPRGNDVLKLSDKAFKNMKSLRMLIIKDAIYSGIPQHLSNSLRVLIWSGYPSGCLPPDFVKVPSDCLILNNFKNMECLTKMDFTDCEFLSEVPDISGIPDLRILYLDNCINLIKIHDSVGFLGNLEELTTIGCTSLKIIPSAFKLASLRELSFSECLRLVRFPEILCEIENLKYLNLWQTAIEELPFSIGNLRGLESLNLMECARLDKLPSSIFALPRLQEIQADSCRGFDISIECEDHGQPRLSASPNIVHLYLSSCNLTTEHLVICLSGFANVVYLDISYNSFTVLPACIKECINLKTLLLSNCNQLQDILVIPSKLEDIDALNCTSLTSQSSSVLLSQAFHGTGQKTVILPGLRIPEWFDHCSSERSITFWGRERFPRICVCVSFGMLENSLHHHFQVTFCIVINGHKRILSNRCYDWSVQTDHVWLFDLTALVSYEDLRGTLVKSDWNHVEIEMEWNCCIQGDHGPTRMAIVKWYGIHVYRQESKMEDISFTNPKNLQENITSKRVGTEVLDSSEKSQKKLKAISQWD